In Choloepus didactylus isolate mChoDid1 chromosome 18, mChoDid1.pri, whole genome shotgun sequence, a single genomic region encodes these proteins:
- the LOC119513303 gene encoding acetylcholine receptor subunit beta-like has protein sequence MTLGPLLLLLGALGAPLAPGAHGSEAEGRLREKLFSGYDSSVRPARELGDRVLVSIGLSLAQLISLVLRSRAVLDDGGTSPHPFLFS, from the exons ATGACCCTCgggccgctgctgctgctgctgggggcTCTGGGGGCGCCGCTCGCTCCGG gcgcCCACGGCTCGGAGGCCGAAGGCCGGCTCCGCGAGAAACTTTTCTCGGGCTATGACAGCTCGGTGCGCCCGGCACGGGAGCTGGGCGACCGCGTCCTGGTCAGCATTGGTCTCAGCCTGGCGCAGCTCATCAGCCTG GTGCTGAGATCTCGGGCTGTCCTGGATGATGGAGGCACGTCCCCACATCCTTTCCTGTTCTCCTGA